From Roseburia hominis, the proteins below share one genomic window:
- a CDS encoding transposase, with protein MKLQKNLLRIAEGEGIRFVCGKGKHKPGIQKLYEELEECGSRLMEYKECFEIMGKDRNSYSKTDLEATFMRMKEDHMLNGQLKPAYNVQIAMENYFIIHGYVSNDRTDYNTLIPVLEKHRKAFGKELEEVTADSGYCSEKNLLYLKENGIASYIKLQDHEKRKTRAYKEDIGKYYNMTYQVFEDEHFYICRDERELRHMRTGSIQCEYPERKRDTEASDPFDPDRRALWRYQRERKLPAVQLPFSRKSI; from the coding sequence TTGAAACTGCAGAAGAACCTGCTGAGGATTGCAGAAGGGGAAGGGATCCGGTTTGTCTGTGGGAAAGGAAAACATAAACCGGGGATCCAGAAACTCTATGAGGAACTGGAAGAATGCGGGAGCCGTCTGATGGAATATAAAGAATGCTTTGAGATCATGGGGAAAGACCGCAACAGCTATTCCAAAACAGATCTGGAAGCAACCTTTATGAGAATGAAGGAAGACCATATGCTGAACGGCCAGTTAAAACCGGCATATAATGTACAGATCGCAATGGAGAACTATTTCATCATCCACGGGTATGTAAGCAATGACCGTACCGATTACAACACCCTGATTCCGGTATTAGAAAAGCACCGCAAGGCTTTTGGGAAAGAGCTGGAAGAAGTAACTGCAGACAGTGGATACTGCAGCGAAAAGAACCTGCTGTATCTGAAAGAGAATGGCATTGCGAGTTATATTAAACTGCAGGACCATGAAAAACGGAAGACCCGTGCGTATAAAGAGGATATTGGAAAGTATTACAACATGACATATCAGGTGTTTGAAGATGAACATTTCTATATCTGCCGGGATGAACGGGAGCTTCGCCATATGCGTACAGGAAGCATCCAATGCGAATATCCTGAGCGAAAAAGGGATACTGAAGCGTCAGATCCGTTCGATCCAGACAGAAGGGCACTTTGGAGATATCAAAGAGAACGAAAACTTCCGGCGGTTCAACTACCGTTCAGCCGAAAAAGTATATAA
- a CDS encoding transposase has translation MRSIQTEGHFGDIKENENFRRFNYRSAEKVYKEFMLYAIGRNINKYHRFLHQEIEKYEGKTGQKTA, from the coding sequence ATCCGTTCGATCCAGACAGAAGGGCACTTTGGAGATATCAAAGAGAACGAAAACTTCCGGCGGTTCAACTACCGTTCAGCCGAAAAAGTATATAAAGAGTTTATGCTGTATGCGATCGGTCGAAATATCAATAAATACCATCGGTTTTTACATCAAGAGATTGAGAAATATGAAGGAAAAACCGGGCAAAAAACAGCATAG
- a CDS encoding SMR family transporter, whose protein sequence is MLYLGLAIIASALVSTVMRLSEGKVKNNMGMFVANYAACSFLSLLFMDNLDFGRAEAKAGIAACLGVFSGVLYLTSFVLLQQNIRKNGVVLAATFMKLGVLIPTLMAIIVFREQPEFFQVLGIGLAIAAIIIIHFEKENVEASKYQFLLIVLLLVSGFTDSMANIYDKLGSTELKDHYLLFTFLAAGVCAFVLWIKERQKLCVWDVLAGVCIGIPNYFSSRFLLLALHHLPAVIVYPAYSVVTIVVISVVGVVLFKEKLSRKKLAAIALIFLALALLNL, encoded by the coding sequence ATGTTGTATTTAGGATTGGCGATTATCGCCAGCGCGCTGGTGTCAACGGTTATGCGTCTTAGTGAAGGTAAAGTTAAGAATAATATGGGAATGTTTGTGGCGAATTACGCTGCCTGTTCGTTTCTTTCCCTGCTGTTTATGGATAATCTGGATTTTGGGAGGGCGGAGGCGAAAGCGGGCATTGCGGCCTGCCTTGGAGTGTTCTCAGGCGTTCTGTATTTGACCAGTTTTGTTCTTTTGCAGCAGAATATCAGGAAAAATGGTGTAGTCTTAGCTGCCACGTTCATGAAGCTGGGTGTGTTGATTCCGACGCTTATGGCTATCATTGTTTTTCGTGAGCAACCTGAATTTTTTCAGGTATTAGGCATCGGACTGGCGATTGCCGCTATTATCATAATTCACTTTGAGAAGGAAAACGTGGAGGCCTCTAAATATCAGTTCCTGCTGATTGTTCTGCTATTGGTCAGTGGCTTTACTGACTCGATGGCAAATATTTATGATAAGCTGGGGAGCACAGAATTAAAAGACCACTATCTGCTTTTTACCTTTCTGGCGGCCGGTGTGTGCGCATTCGTGCTCTGGATCAAAGAACGTCAGAAACTTTGCGTATGGGATGTTTTGGCAGGCGTCTGTATCGGGATTCCGAATTATTTTTCTTCTCGTTTTCTGCTGCTGGCGCTTCATCATCTGCCTGCAGTCATTGTTTATCCGGCGTATAGTGTAGTGACCATTGTGGTCATTAGCGTTGTGGGTGTAGTGCTGTTTAAAGAGAAACTGAGCAGGAAAAAGCTCGCTGCAATCGCGTTGATTTTTCTTGCATTGGCGTTACTGAATTTGTAA
- a CDS encoding DUF3795 domain-containing protein — translation MINKKMIAFCGTYCGVCEWKDKIGCKGCKANRGMMFWGECDKAKCCMEKGFEHCGECADMPCQKLRDLFDDPEHGDHGARLRNLKNWKNGNYAYEKLGNAAQEKAKNLER, via the coding sequence ATGATAAATAAAAAGATGATAGCCTTTTGCGGTACATATTGCGGAGTGTGCGAATGGAAAGATAAAATCGGATGTAAGGGCTGTAAAGCCAATAGAGGAATGATGTTTTGGGGCGAGTGCGATAAAGCGAAATGCTGTATGGAAAAGGGATTTGAGCATTGCGGTGAATGTGCAGATATGCCCTGTCAAAAGCTCAGAGATCTGTTTGATGATCCAGAGCATGGCGATCATGGAGCAAGACTTCGCAATCTGAAAAATTGGAAAAACGGAAACTATGCCTATGAGAAATTAGGCAATGCAGCGCAAGAGAAGGCAAAAAACCTGGAGCGATAA
- a CDS encoding class I SAM-dependent methyltransferase, with the protein MHYINTIEDLYDMLDQYTEGVDWNTFYTKRDKPAPFLKYNKLPDKCVVEFIREHNIKSACEFGCGEGRNAIYLSGNDIETEAYDLSEVAIENAKRNARDSKAEKVIFKAGDIFALDLTNKRFELVIDSGIFHHLSPHRRLQYRDIVSNILVENGYFILLCFAAGGDGADEIDDYEFYKSRQTGVAFTKERLEEFWGAKFDIVELRKGENVVDSQMWESEYLYICVLKKRN; encoded by the coding sequence ATGCATTACATAAATACAATAGAAGATTTATATGATATGCTTGATCAGTATACGGAAGGAGTAGATTGGAACACTTTTTATACCAAAAGGGACAAGCCGGCGCCTTTTTTGAAATACAATAAGCTGCCAGATAAGTGTGTCGTTGAGTTCATAAGGGAGCACAATATTAAGAGCGCCTGTGAATTTGGCTGCGGAGAAGGAAGAAACGCAATTTATTTGTCTGGAAATGATATTGAGACAGAAGCATACGATTTATCAGAGGTTGCAATAGAAAATGCAAAAAGAAATGCAAGGGACAGCAAGGCGGAAAAAGTGATCTTTAAGGCGGGAGATATTTTTGCATTAGACTTGACAAATAAAAGGTTTGAATTGGTAATAGACAGTGGTATTTTCCACCATTTATCTCCGCATAGACGTTTGCAATACAGGGATATTGTATCAAATATATTAGTAGAAAACGGCTATTTCATTTTGCTGTGTTTTGCGGCGGGAGGTGATGGCGCAGATGAGATAGATGATTATGAGTTTTATAAGAGCAGGCAAACAGGGGTTGCATTTACCAAAGAGAGGCTGGAGGAGTTTTGGGGAGCAAAATTTGATATTGTAGAATTGCGAAAAGGGGAAAATGTTGTAGATTCCCAGATGTGGGAAAGCGAATACTTGTATATTTGTGTGTTGAAAAAGAGGAATTAA
- a CDS encoding diguanylate cyclase, producing the protein MKKIWEFFENLNEFVYASDMDSYELIYMNKKLLEVYGFHSLEEIYGKKCYEVLQNCSKPCAICTNHELSPGKFKEWGYYQPVLGRYLVLKDTMMVEGQRRYRIELALDAETSEWQSNVIHGYKNMEKLVNEGLRIALQAATPDQTIEIILEYLGKALNAERTYIFEKNEAGCDDNTYEWVANGVTPEKDSLQNLPPEICAEWYQRFKENKKIVIEDLENIREVDSTLYEILKRQNIRSLVVAPLYNDKNVIGFYGVDNPPAGFHDYTYDMLQIMGYFISSSMKRRNLVKMLQCMSYSDQLTKFGNRYAMNEQIENISDGESVGIVFCDVTGLKRVNDTEGHKAGDRLLLRACESLRRVFADYEMFRIGGDEFLALCPGIEEEELSGRVEALKKDLQESSVIMAVGAFWQKEGKKNIDSLLSESEKLMYKDKSAYYKAAGIDRRR; encoded by the coding sequence ATGAAGAAAATCTGGGAATTTTTTGAGAACCTGAATGAATTTGTATATGCTTCAGATATGGACAGTTACGAATTGATTTATATGAATAAGAAGCTGTTGGAAGTATATGGTTTTCATTCTCTGGAAGAAATTTACGGGAAGAAATGCTACGAGGTGCTTCAGAACTGTTCCAAACCCTGTGCGATCTGTACGAATCATGAGCTGTCACCGGGTAAATTCAAGGAGTGGGGATATTATCAGCCGGTCCTTGGAAGGTATCTGGTGCTAAAGGATACCATGATGGTGGAGGGTCAAAGACGTTACCGGATAGAGCTTGCGCTGGACGCAGAGACATCGGAGTGGCAAAGTAATGTGATCCATGGCTATAAGAATATGGAGAAGCTGGTAAATGAAGGGCTTCGGATTGCTCTGCAGGCAGCTACGCCTGATCAGACTATTGAAATCATACTGGAATATCTTGGTAAAGCATTGAATGCCGAAAGAACTTATATTTTTGAGAAAAATGAAGCCGGCTGTGACGATAATACCTATGAATGGGTGGCAAACGGAGTGACGCCGGAAAAGGACAGTTTGCAGAATTTACCTCCCGAAATCTGTGCAGAATGGTACCAGAGGTTTAAAGAGAACAAGAAAATCGTGATTGAGGATCTGGAAAATATACGTGAAGTGGATTCGACGCTGTACGAGATTCTGAAACGTCAGAATATCCGTTCGCTCGTGGTGGCCCCGCTTTACAACGACAAGAATGTGATTGGTTTTTATGGCGTGGATAATCCCCCTGCAGGATTTCATGATTATACCTACGATATGCTCCAGATCATGGGATATTTTATTTCTTCATCCATGAAAAGGCGTAATCTGGTAAAAATGCTGCAGTGTATGAGCTATTCCGATCAGCTAACAAAATTCGGCAACAGATATGCGATGAATGAGCAGATTGAGAATATATCGGATGGGGAAAGCGTGGGTATCGTATTCTGTGATGTGACAGGATTAAAACGGGTCAACGATACGGAGGGCCACAAGGCAGGAGACAGGCTGCTCCTCCGTGCATGCGAGAGCTTAAGAAGAGTTTTTGCAGATTATGAGATGTTCCGCATCGGCGGAGATGAATTTTTAGCCCTGTGTCCGGGAATAGAGGAAGAAGAGCTAAGCGGAAGAGTCGAAGCGCTGAAAAAAGATTTACAGGAAAGCTCTGTTATCATGGCAGTCGGTGCCTTCTGGCAAAAAGAGGGAAAGAAAAATATTGACAGTCTTTTATCCGAGTCAGAAAAACTGATGTATAAGGATAAATCCGCTTATTATAAGGCGGCAGGAATAGACAGGAGAAGATAA
- a CDS encoding MFS transporter: MKNNFRRYIVFWLSQALSQFGSSMTSFALILWAYVQEGTAMTVSLMTFFNYVPYIIASLFAGAFIDCHSKKSIMLVSDSIAAGCSAALFFLSMGNELQIWNIYLVNFIIGFMNAFQGPASAVAIGKIVPKEKLEQVSGMNSFSGNLVAVLSPVAAASLFVFGGLRLILVIDLASFLFAFCVLLFVLKIPEDQARKGEKKSAFAGCREGFVYLREKNEIFMVVLTMALLNFFSRLTYENILSPMILSRSANDSVILGIVNAVMGMGGIAGGIIVSTGKVKASSAKMIYISALLSFLLGDLMMGIGRNVIAWSFAGLAASMPIPFIQAGQMVILYRNIPEELQGRVFAVRNAIQFGSIPLGILLGGLLADYVFEPFMLRDNVVTLALRVLVGEGVGSGMAVMFLCTGVLGASFSFMFYRRKDIREL; this comes from the coding sequence ATGAAGAATAATTTTAGAAGATATATCGTATTTTGGCTCAGTCAGGCGTTATCACAATTTGGCAGTTCTATGACGAGTTTTGCGCTGATTTTGTGGGCGTATGTGCAGGAAGGGACGGCGATGACCGTTTCGCTCATGACGTTTTTTAATTATGTCCCGTACATTATTGCGAGTCTGTTTGCCGGAGCTTTCATAGATTGCCACAGCAAGAAGAGCATCATGCTGGTGTCGGACAGTATTGCCGCGGGATGTTCCGCTGCCCTGTTTTTTTTGAGCATGGGAAATGAATTGCAGATATGGAATATTTATCTGGTGAATTTTATTATTGGTTTTATGAACGCTTTCCAGGGACCGGCATCTGCGGTCGCGATCGGTAAAATAGTACCAAAAGAGAAATTGGAGCAGGTAAGCGGAATGAATTCCTTTTCCGGCAATCTCGTCGCTGTTCTCTCTCCGGTAGCGGCAGCCTCGCTGTTTGTCTTTGGCGGTTTGAGACTGATTCTGGTAATCGACCTGGCGAGCTTTCTGTTTGCCTTTTGTGTACTTCTTTTTGTGCTGAAAATCCCGGAAGATCAGGCACGGAAGGGGGAAAAGAAATCTGCATTTGCCGGATGCAGGGAAGGGTTTGTGTATCTCAGAGAAAAGAATGAGATTTTTATGGTCGTCCTTACGATGGCGTTGCTCAATTTCTTTTCCCGATTAACCTACGAGAATATTTTGTCGCCGATGATTCTCTCAAGAAGTGCAAATGACAGTGTTATTCTGGGTATTGTAAATGCAGTCATGGGAATGGGTGGAATCGCAGGCGGTATTATCGTTTCCACCGGAAAAGTAAAGGCGAGCAGTGCAAAGATGATTTATATATCGGCATTGCTGTCGTTTCTGTTGGGGGATCTCATGATGGGAATCGGCAGAAATGTAATAGCCTGGTCGTTTGCCGGTTTGGCGGCAAGTATGCCGATTCCGTTTATCCAGGCGGGACAGATGGTCATACTATATCGAAATATCCCGGAAGAACTCCAGGGGAGAGTGTTTGCCGTAAGAAATGCCATTCAGTTTGGCAGCATTCCGCTAGGAATTCTGCTTGGTGGTCTTTTGGCGGATTATGTGTTTGAACCCTTTATGCTTAGGGACAATGTTGTTACACTGGCTCTGCGAGTGCTGGTAGGCGAAGGGGTAGGAAGCGGTATGGCGGTTATGTTTTTATGTACCGGGGTGTTAGGGGCTTCGTTTAGTTTTATGTTTTATCGCAGGAAGGATATTCGGGAGCTGTAG
- a CDS encoding ABC transporter ATP-binding protein: MTVKTLMKQIKQYKKASILSVAFTVLEVILELMIPLWMASVIDKGIEAQNMSNVYLYGGGMLVMAVLGLGCGVLAGKYAAEASAGVACNLRDGMYENIQSFSFSNIDKYSTAGLVTRLTTDVTNVQNAYQMIIRMCVRAPISLIFALSMAVMISARISMIFAVAIVFLAAALGLIMYNTIPVFARVFQKYDDLNASVQENVTAIRVVKSYVREEFEKSKFDRAVSNLYSLFVKAEGRLAFNNPSMMTAMYGCIIAISWFGAKMIVKGSLTTGELTSLFSYVMNILVALMILSMIFVMVSMSIASAKRIAEVLNENTDLQNPDDPCYEIADGSVEFQHVDFSYKAEGSGELVLTDIDIFVKPGETVGIIGSTGSSKSSLVNLISRLYDVKNGCVMVGGKDVREYDLTTLRNGVAVVLQKNQLFSGTILENLRWGKEDATEEECIHACKLAQADGFIQNFPDKYNTHIEQGGTNVSGGQKQRLCIARALLKNPKVLILDDSTSAVDTATEAKIREAFHNEIPETTKFIIAQRVSSIQEADKIIVLDDGKINGCGTHEELMQKNEIYRSIYEGQTKGGGDFDE; encoded by the coding sequence ATGACGGTAAAAACACTCATGAAACAGATTAAACAGTATAAAAAAGCATCAATACTTTCAGTGGCGTTTACGGTGTTAGAGGTGATTCTGGAGCTCATGATTCCATTGTGGATGGCTTCTGTTATTGATAAGGGAATTGAAGCGCAGAACATGTCAAATGTCTACCTATATGGGGGAGGAATGCTGGTTATGGCAGTTCTCGGTCTGGGCTGCGGCGTCCTTGCGGGGAAGTATGCAGCAGAGGCATCTGCGGGGGTGGCGTGTAACCTTAGAGATGGAATGTATGAAAACATTCAGTCATTTTCATTTTCAAACATTGATAAATACAGCACAGCAGGACTGGTTACAAGATTGACTACGGATGTTACGAATGTACAGAATGCTTATCAGATGATTATCCGTATGTGTGTTAGAGCACCGATCAGTCTGATCTTTGCATTATCAATGGCAGTCATGATCAGTGCGAGAATCAGCATGATCTTTGCCGTGGCAATTGTATTTCTGGCAGCCGCACTTGGACTCATCATGTATAACACAATACCTGTATTCGCACGGGTATTCCAGAAGTATGATGATTTGAATGCCAGTGTTCAGGAAAATGTAACGGCTATTCGAGTCGTAAAGTCTTATGTAAGAGAAGAGTTTGAAAAAAGTAAATTTGATAGAGCAGTGAGTAATTTATATAGTTTGTTTGTGAAAGCAGAAGGAAGATTAGCTTTTAATAACCCATCTATGATGACTGCGATGTATGGATGCATTATTGCAATTTCCTGGTTCGGGGCAAAAATGATTGTAAAGGGAAGCCTTACGACAGGAGAACTTACGAGTTTATTTTCTTATGTTATGAATATTTTGGTGGCTCTTATGATACTTTCTATGATATTCGTTATGGTCAGTATGAGCATTGCCAGTGCGAAACGAATTGCAGAGGTACTGAATGAAAATACAGATTTGCAAAATCCTGATGATCCTTGCTATGAAATCGCAGATGGAAGTGTAGAGTTTCAGCATGTGGATTTCTCATATAAAGCAGAAGGAAGCGGTGAACTTGTCCTTACTGATATAGATATTTTTGTAAAACCGGGAGAAACGGTAGGGATTATAGGAAGTACCGGAAGTTCGAAGTCCAGTCTGGTAAACCTGATCAGCAGACTATACGATGTGAAGAATGGATGTGTTATGGTTGGAGGAAAAGATGTTCGGGAATATGATTTAACGACACTTCGCAATGGAGTAGCAGTTGTATTACAAAAGAATCAGTTATTTTCCGGAACCATTCTGGAGAATCTCCGTTGGGGAAAGGAAGATGCTACGGAAGAAGAGTGTATTCACGCATGTAAGTTAGCACAGGCAGACGGGTTTATTCAGAATTTTCCTGATAAGTATAACACTCATATTGAACAAGGCGGTACGAATGTGTCAGGTGGTCAAAAACAGCGGCTGTGTATTGCACGTGCGTTGCTTAAAAATCCAAAAGTATTAATTTTAGATGATTCTACCAGTGCAGTGGATACGGCTACAGAGGCGAAAATCAGAGAAGCCTTCCATAATGAAATACCGGAAACCACGAAATTTATCATTGCACAACGCGTATCCAGCATACAGGAGGCAGACAAGATCATTGTATTGGATGATGGGAAGATAAATGGCTGTGGGACGCATGAGGAATTGATGCAGAAAAATGAGATCTACCGTTCTATTTATGAAGGCCAGACAAAGGGAGGAGGAGATTTTGATGAATAG
- a CDS encoding ABC transporter ATP-binding protein, protein MNRKKGMVSGAESTGRLLKMVWKDYKVAILLVVLGILGSALATVRGTLFIQTLIDDYIIPLTKVDEPDFGPLAKALFQIAGIYFIGILCSFMYNRIMVNVGQGTMRNIRKQLFDHMESLPIRYFDTHAHGDIMSIYTNDTDTLRQFISQSLPQLVNSIVTIASVFLAMITLNVPLTIVTLAMVGVMLFVAQKAAILCSKYFIKQQINLGKVNGYIEEMMSGQKVVKVFCYEKNSLANFRKVNEELRDSAQKANTYGNILMPVIMQTGNVSYVICAIAGAGLALNGYSGLTIGMLVSFLTLNKNFNQPFGQISQQINSVVMAMAGIERIFDLLDEEPETDNGYVTLVNVKRDLAGQLRESNERTGLWAWKHYHKADDSITYKELKGDIVMDGVDFGYTDEKMVLHDIRLYANEGQKVAFVGSTGAGKTTITNLINRFYDIQDGKIRYDGININKIRKEDLRRSLGVVLQDTHLFTGTIMDNIRYGNLGATDEACVEAAKLANADGFIRMLPEGYQTQITGDGGSLSQGQRQLLAIARAAVADPPVLILDEATSSIDTRTEELVQSGMDQLMKGRTTFVIAHRLSTVRNADCIMVLEQGRIIERGTHDQLIEEKGRYYQLYTGNAISA, encoded by the coding sequence ATGAATAGGAAGAAGGGGATGGTATCAGGTGCAGAAAGTACAGGACGCCTTCTGAAGATGGTGTGGAAAGATTATAAAGTTGCCATTCTTTTGGTGGTATTGGGCATTCTGGGGTCTGCCCTGGCTACAGTAAGAGGTACTTTATTTATTCAAACTCTGATTGATGATTACATTATCCCGCTTACTAAAGTGGATGAGCCGGATTTTGGACCTCTGGCGAAAGCCTTATTTCAGATTGCGGGTATCTATTTCATTGGCATTCTCTGCTCTTTTATGTATAATCGTATTATGGTAAATGTCGGACAGGGGACGATGAGGAATATCAGAAAGCAATTATTTGATCACATGGAGTCATTGCCGATCAGATATTTTGATACCCATGCTCACGGAGATATCATGTCTATTTATACCAATGATACCGATACTCTGCGCCAGTTTATCAGCCAGAGTCTTCCCCAATTGGTGAATAGTATTGTTACGATTGCAAGTGTCTTTCTTGCGATGATAACATTGAATGTTCCGCTGACCATCGTAACGCTCGCAATGGTGGGAGTTATGCTGTTTGTAGCACAAAAAGCAGCAATACTATGTAGCAAATATTTTATAAAACAGCAGATAAATCTGGGAAAAGTGAATGGATATATTGAAGAAATGATGAGTGGGCAGAAGGTGGTAAAGGTATTTTGTTATGAAAAGAACAGTCTGGCTAATTTCCGCAAAGTCAACGAGGAACTCAGGGACAGTGCGCAAAAAGCGAATACTTATGGCAATATTTTAATGCCGGTGATTATGCAGACCGGTAATGTAAGTTATGTAATCTGTGCGATTGCAGGTGCCGGTCTTGCATTGAATGGATATAGTGGATTAACGATAGGGATGTTGGTTTCTTTTTTGACTTTGAATAAAAACTTTAACCAGCCCTTTGGTCAGATCAGTCAGCAGATCAATAGCGTTGTTATGGCAATGGCGGGTATTGAACGTATATTTGATCTGCTGGATGAGGAACCTGAGACGGATAACGGTTACGTGACACTAGTCAATGTAAAAAGAGATTTGGCAGGGCAGCTTCGAGAAAGTAATGAACGGACGGGTCTTTGGGCATGGAAGCATTATCATAAGGCAGATGATTCGATCACATATAAGGAATTAAAAGGTGATATCGTCATGGACGGGGTAGATTTCGGATACACGGATGAGAAGATGGTATTGCATGATATTAGGCTGTATGCAAATGAGGGACAGAAAGTTGCTTTTGTTGGAAGTACAGGTGCAGGAAAAACGACTATTACCAATCTGATTAATCGGTTTTATGATATTCAGGATGGAAAAATCCGCTATGACGGTATCAATATCAATAAAATCCGAAAAGAAGACTTAAGGAGGAGTCTGGGAGTGGTATTGCAGGATACGCATTTATTTACGGGGACCATCATGGATAATATCCGATATGGTAATCTGGGTGCAACCGATGAAGCATGCGTTGAAGCAGCGAAATTGGCAAATGCAGATGGATTTATCCGTATGCTGCCGGAGGGATATCAAACACAGATTACCGGAGATGGAGGCAGTCTGTCACAGGGGCAGAGACAGCTCCTTGCGATTGCCAGGGCAGCAGTAGCAGACCCGCCGGTTCTGATTCTGGATGAGGCAACCTCCAGTATTGATACCAGAACGGAAGAACTGGTACAAAGCGGAATGGATCAGCTTATGAAAGGAAGGACCACGTTTGTAATCGCCCATCGATTGTCTACCGTGAGGAATGCAGACTGCATTATGGTTCTGGAACAGGGTAGAATTATTGAGCGGGGAACCCACGATCAGTTGATAGAGGAAAAAGGAAGGTACTATCAGCTTTATACGGGGAATGCAATTAGTGCATAA
- a CDS encoding HAMP domain-containing sensor histidine kinase: protein MRKQSNFPTNIVLISTGIIFILLTLTMIISNTIIVFLSKHGLIFNPPEASLFPFLLQTGIISILIGTVLTLSIGHLPLRPVNTLIQAIHAVSEGDFQTKIYMEHPREFRELSHCFNRMTEELAGIEMLRSDFINNFSHEFKTPMVSILGFAKLLKKGSLTPEEQSEYLDIIIEESERLTELSTNILNLSKVESMSLLTDFTTFNIAEQIRESIVLLENKWYKKEISFDFDLKELQFNGNEQLLKQVWMNLIDNAIKFSPAKSEIALSLAADDNSVKIMVKDCGPGMDKKTQHKIFDKFYQGDISHSSEGNGLGLPLVKKIVELHHGTITVISQPGQGSIFIVTLPVMME from the coding sequence ATGAGAAAACAGTCCAATTTCCCAACGAATATTGTATTAATCAGTACGGGAATCATTTTTATTCTCCTTACCCTGACTATGATTATCAGTAATACAATCATTGTGTTTCTTTCCAAACACGGACTGATATTCAACCCGCCGGAAGCATCTTTATTTCCATTTTTGCTTCAGACGGGTATTATCAGTATCCTGATCGGGACCGTCCTCACCTTATCCATCGGTCATCTGCCCCTGCGCCCGGTCAATACATTAATACAGGCAATCCATGCTGTTTCCGAGGGTGACTTCCAGACCAAAATCTATATGGAGCATCCACGGGAATTCAGAGAACTGTCACATTGTTTTAATCGTATGACGGAAGAATTAGCCGGAATAGAAATGCTGCGCTCTGATTTTATCAATAATTTCTCCCATGAATTTAAGACTCCGATGGTTTCTATTCTTGGATTTGCAAAATTACTGAAAAAAGGAAGCCTCACTCCAGAAGAACAATCCGAGTATCTGGATATTATTATCGAGGAATCCGAGCGGCTTACTGAGCTGTCAACTAATATACTTAATCTGTCAAAAGTAGAAAGTATGTCTCTTTTAACTGACTTTACTACATTTAATATCGCAGAACAGATTCGGGAATCCATTGTACTACTTGAAAACAAATGGTATAAAAAGGAAATCTCTTTTGACTTTGACCTGAAAGAATTACAATTTAACGGTAATGAACAATTACTAAAACAAGTCTGGATGAACCTTATTGATAACGCTATCAAGTTCTCACCTGCCAAAAGCGAGATTGCTCTGTCGCTGGCTGCCGATGATAATTCCGTTAAAATTATGGTGAAAGACTGCGGGCCGGGAATGGATAAAAAAACACAACATAAAATTTTTGACAAATTTTATCAAGGGGATATCTCTCACTCCTCTGAAGGAAATGGGCTTGGGCTGCCTCTCGTAAAAAAGATTGTAGAACTCCATCACGGAACAATTACTGTAATAAGTCAGCCTGGGCAGGGAAGCATCTTTATTGTTACACTTCCGGTTATGATGGAGTAA